The Lytechinus pictus isolate F3 Inbred chromosome 14, Lp3.0, whole genome shotgun sequence genomic sequence AGGCATATACAATTATTGATTGCTCATGAGGACAATATAAAAAACTATTGCCCTGAATTAATCTTTTGACTATAGGCATACTATTGTTCCTGAGACTGAAGGTTGGGGAAAAATAGTAGGTCCATTGTCTCAAGATTATTATTTTGGGGTAATGGTTTTTACTATTGCCTAAATAAAATTGCagtcaatatttgttttataattatatactgAATTGCTGCTTTTTTGGCAGGGCAATAGTAAAAGCTAATGCCCCACTCAAATCATGCCAATCAGTAAATAAAATACTAACATACAGAATAATACTTACCAGGATTGCCGGTGATAAGTTTCCAATCCTTATATCGTATGGCTGCCCGTATGGAAACATTGAACTGCGTTGGGAATGTGAAGTTACAGTCAGGGATAGGTTTGGGGTTAGGATTATCCAGCATGGGAGGATAAGGATTATCCATAATGGGAGGGATATCGCCTGGTCCCATAGGGTCAATGTTGTGGAGGAGCTCAACTCTTGGTGAAGGGCTGTCTAACTCACTGTTTGAAAATTCAAAGGGAGGGATTATCTTTCTTgtaatgaaacaaattatgcaGTGTTGGGTTTCTTGAGACAGCTTGAGACATTGATTGTATGTCTCATGACTTGTCTTGGTCTCAACAAGCCAGATGAGACAATGTAGGTAATGTGTTACAAACGTTACTTACATGTACAAGCCTAAAACCAACAACTCCTAGTCCAACAAGTCCTAGGCCAACAAGTCTCTGGCCAACAAGTTCTAAGTCAATATTTAAGTTCtagattacatgtatatcaacagATCAAGAAACTAAATAAATCACCAAGGGTGTGAATGATTTTCAGCAACTCCAAGTTAAAGGGCCCAGccactgacaaatcatggggaaattgaatcaatacaaaatttgcaaaaggccaattgacttgcataatataatccgtccgtcatgagcgcccgtcggactaatgcgataaaagTTCAGACAACACGAATTTTACCTAATTCATGATGGTTATTTACTTAGGATCATCGCAGTTCCAGTTTCCAACAATCCCGATTCCTAGAAtagcaggtctcttgattgctaaaccaacaacattaacatggagatCTGTGTGATAACATgatttgagtcgtggtttgaaataccatGGATACTAGTTCTAGTAGGATCCAtggaaatacccatgcatgtttgtttgttatgtgtttgcttgtgcagaggtgtgtcgATGTTAACgggcatgaaaacaaaagaaactgctgagaaactcactcatcaccacaaaaaacaaagaacagtgactttcaatattgtgtcattttgcaacttttgaatttttaccttgccccacatttcaaggcccTGCACCAtatgaaccataatcatatcatgtagggtatcattatAAAGACAATTAAATggtcttttgaatgatatcaaacatGCATTGCACAAATTGGGAGTTGAGGGAgcttaatggccaaactcaaaTATCCAAACTTTATTTGAGGagttatattttatatatatatatatacaaacatctTGGTTTTCCACATATTGGCAATGataataagacatcagaaacAAATTCACGAGGAATGCAGTTTTTGCAGTGCCAACAATTAAGTTCTTTTATTCACTCTCCAAATTTTCGGTAGACATCTACCTTCTTCAGGGAAGATTCGTGAATTGTGACAAGTTTGAATGACAGTTGTTTTTATTAAAGACTAGGGTAACCACTGCTAGGTGCGCAAAATGCTGTTATGAATGTATAGTGCGCGCTTTTGGGTAATAGATCATTAATGACGTAAGTTACGTAATAACTAGTTAATAActagtttatatatatatacatatatatataaactctcttattctttgtatttttcGTGTGTACTTCGGATAGAGGATGCTATGTAAATacctattatcataattattacctGATGGTTTTCCACACATTGAATCCGTCCAGCTTAGTTCCTTCAAGGTTCCAGCCAGCAATTCCTTCGACTAGAGTTGGGTACCAGTCACTCACATGAATGAGCTCCCTATTGACAGTGCCTTTAACTTCTTCAGGCAACAAAGGACTGGATACAAAGCCTACACCATGCATACCTCCTTCCCACAGTGATGCCTTCCATCCACGCAGGGGCCAGTTGTTACCACCGGCATAAACCTGACCACCGTTATCTGAatggagaagaggaagaaaaattaGACAGAAACCatcgaaacaaatattttcactTACCAGTGTTACTGTTGGGTTTCCCAAGAATGAATTAGATTAGGTgatttatcattctaattaaaTGATAGACAATTTTACATTCAGTaccatttttctttaatatgggTGAGCATTCAGACCGGTGGGTTTCACCCATGGCTGGTGACTCTTTCTTGTTCTAAATGAGATACCCCAATTCCCCAAGCTTTAACATAATAATTTCAAATCGAatcttaaaaaataacaaacttTGCATTGGAATGGTGCTTATTATTTTAAtgttaacaaagaaaataaaaccaaaGGATAAATTTCAGCTAAAAAAAATGGGATATAATCCATTGAGAATCTGGCTTAGCCCAAGAAATGGTCATTATTGATAGATGTTAGTCAATCATTCAGATAAGATCCACATTCAGAATTTCATAACTGAGTACATTGTTTTCATGGCCATCTTGTCTAGTAAAGTCACTATCATCCCATCTTAGGCCCTAGAGTTTCTAAACTAGCAAAACTAACCAAAAGAATGTTTGAGATTGATTCTGTGAAGCACAATAATTAGCTGAGCCCTAAATATGTAGGTATGTTATGGGGATTTTCCATTGGTTTAGaattatattaaaataattctATTAAAAACAGATTCTGCTTTTTTGTAATCAATTTTGTATGAAGGGTGACGTTAGACAAACTTTAATTACCAGTGGAAAAAATGAGGatcgtgttattccacaggcCTTCTGTCTTCAAAGTGGCGGTGATATTTCCTACCGCTTCATCCATGCACGTCGTCATTCCAGCATAATTCCGACGATTTCCATTTTTGATGAATTTGTATGGCTCCACGTAGCTGTCCGGGACTTGAAGAGGACCATGAACCGCTTGGAAGGGTATGTATAGGAACAGAGGCTGAAATAAAATGGTTACCTTTAACTCTTTGTccaattcattaattttcattaactTTGAGGGGATAACAAAGACACCTTCaacctgttgcataaaacttttacctgagaaaactccaGTAAAAACTGAAatctaaggttagtctgatttttgctattgactttaacacagggcaaaaactcaggtaaaaaaatacctgagttttctcaagtaaaaagttttatgcagcAGGCCCCTTTTCTTTAGATCTGGCTTTCCTCATTGCACTTTTGGCATTGGTCATTACTGCATAGATGCTACTTTGCTATTTCAAGGGTTCTGTAGATCAAGGTGAATATCTATTTGCAAAGGATTAGCTACACTCCTTCAAATGTCTGTGTTATGAAGTCATCATAACTGGTCTCATGCAATTTCACTGTCATGAAATGCACAGCTTCAATCAACATCTGTATGActcttttttcttgaaataGGTACAAATATCAGGAAATTGAAATAGAAATTGCAAAATTGAAGAGAAGATGCTGATTGCCGACTTATTCACAATTATTTTAAGCTGGATGTTAAGCATGATAAACCACTCCGAGAAGTATTGTAAAATCAGTAgtaaacatttacatgtatgtatttagattttgaagaaaaaaaatcatcttaatAGTTAACATCCAAGTTAAAAATTTGGAGAGCTGGATCATGGATAAATTGATtgaaacaggggccgcggaacggttttcaatggggggggggggggctgaccatacaaaaaatcacaatcatatggtaatttttacatttttgtacatggttttggaaaaaagtgggggggggctgaagccccccagcccctccgcttccgcggcccctgctaaatcagaaaagaaaatttacaaaaatctgacaagcatgtaaaaaaaaaagaatccccATTCCCAGAAGAGCAAATTCATCTGCATTTCCCTCTTCAAAAAGGGGTGCATATCACATAAGGggataaaaaaatgtacaaattgggGTTACAAAGGAAGGAAGGAGTGAACGGGAGATCGCTCACATACAATAAGTGTGATGAAAAGTGTACAAATttgggtcgggggggggggggggggtggtgtgtTCATTACGTGGAAGGTTTTAGAAGAACATACCTTCTGTTTATCATGCTGCTGTATGATCTGCTGGGCTCGCTGAGCGAAGACATGAGTTGAATAGGTAGCGGTATAGTTGGAAGCAGGATCAAGATTATCTCTAAAGTCAAGACCAAACCAATGCTGACCCGAGAACGGATATCCACGGGTGTGATTATAGTAATCCTCTGATCCCGTCAGGTAACCTGTACAGTCGGATTAAGGGTGGgttattaaaggggtactctaggcttaaaataaacatatctgaataaatagagtaaaatccaacaagcaaaacgctgaaaatttgtcaaaaCCTGATTTGATTTATAATGGAAATCTATTAATCTATTCATGGGAATCAGTCCCACATAATCTGCCTCAAGCATCTCTGTATAGGAAAATcagcaatgtacatgtacttaaaatGGGAACTCATATATTTTCCCCACTTTCTTCCAATTTGACAACTACTGTTTGATTTGTCAAGTTTTGAATTGGATAATACAAAGGCCATCATGTTATAATCAAAAGTAaatatgcaaatatactaaTAAGAATTGCACTTTTGCAGGAAGGTTAAAAAAATGCGACTGACCAGCATTTTAGGAACCCTTAAAAAAAGTAATCAGttgatattttttccattgACCGATTATTATGATGTCCTAAAACCTTTCCCAACAAATTAAATTACAGCTTTGGTTGTCAAATTAAAGACCCAGTATACGGTAATCTGACACCTCAAAGTAATACAAAGTGACACATAAAACAAAGTATAATGCGACTGACCACAGCACTGTCCATAATTAAAGACCcccaaaaaatacaatacaaacatAAAGAAGGTCACTGACTTAACATTCTAAGTGAAGTGAACATTGAAATTGCCAAGGCTGTGTCTCAGAGTGGACTTATTACAATACACATCTTTTAAGATATGTAACAACTTAATAATCATATAAGGGGAATGTAAAAAGTTCTAATTAACACCGTGATAATGAGTACAAGTTGAAATTTTCTGTGACACAAATCTTAGCAATCGATCACACAAGgacaatcaattgcaaataataataaatttgatcCATTGTCAAAATTGAGTCCTCTGATCGATTGCCGAGCTTtgtgtaacacaaagcttagcgatgaatagcaaatatgaaagaacacttctgattggttcctggtcggTATTTTGCGCCAAATGCGCATGTAatattgatcttgattggtcagttcatttagcgattgatcgctaatctttttgttacggagccctgatcttacttcagggccccgtcttacaaagagttgcgattgttccaatcaaccacaactttggaaagccagcaacgtcaacatctatatTATGCACTTTTGTTTAAAACATTTTCTAGctgtgatgtatattcatacatttattgttGGAAAGAATTCCTCTTGCGACAGCCACCCAAAATAACAAAAGGTTGTTGGAACTTCTGATTCATTCACTTCCTGTTTctctagatatatatatatatttttttagtatttctTACAATAGCTGGGACTCGAACTCACGTAGTTGTAACTGCAGTCAAGATTCTTCCCGcgctatgctagcgagaagcgctgataccgAAAAGGGTTTTATAGCGATCATAAGCCGATACTTTGACTAGGCTTTCAGACCATTTACTGACTAAATATACcaatgtctatggacaattacacgcacTCGATTCTGCTCgaaaatttgacggaataaagccatattttggtacgTATTTCCACTCTCTcatcatatatgttctatattagggcgaaatatattattttgcaccttctccatatttttattttccattttgggTGGCTGTCGCAAGAGGAACACCTCccttattgttttcttgaaaattcagtgtgcttctctttgtttacaaaggacatgtgccaatttcttgtagaaaatattatgacaaaaataGATTTCCACATGAAGTTGAGATGGATcatatcaatcgtaactctttgtaagacgggagcCAGATGAATTGACAGACCTAAGAAGGATTTGAAACCTCTGTTTGTCGGCCAGCAAGCTTTCTTATAGAAACCAAGATGCCATTTCCCAGTGATGTGAGATTCGTAGCCTGCCTCGGTGAGTTTGTCGGCCACGGTTGGGTCATCGAGAGGAAGGCAGTTAGGTTGATCAGGCCAGATGATGCCGTGTTGGAGACCGGTGTGAATCTGCAAGAGAggtaaagaaataataataataatcaaggcTCCAAACAATTACTTTTTTCTTGTTGGCCCAATTggtccaccaaaatcatatcatatATTTGGTGGCCCCCAAAGCAACTGTGGTGGCCcttaaacaatagaaaacattaaaacTTACATGTAGCAAAACTTTGGTAGCCAATCCAGGCCACCAAGTGTGAGCTTTTtcagaattttggtggcccgactCCCAATTTAGGTTGCCCCGGGCCAGCGCTAATGTCACGCCCTGTAATAAGAATCCTCTATATAGATAGAGTTTAATACATCAGAAAAtgtatctttaaaataaatgtatgttCCTGATATCACCTCTGTCAGTGATATCAGATCCTGACTTGTCTGCACACAATGCATACACTATCTCCTCTCACCTTTATAATCTGCCTCAACTGTATAACATCTTGACTACATCTTTATGCAGATAATTAAATTGATATGAACTGAATCATCACCCCAGTCATCAGATGCAAGCACATGATTCAAGTGTATGCACTTTCTCTGCTCCcttgggagcattccaacaCTTGACAAGAGTTTTCACACTCAATTGCaaggcacatacatgtacatgaatgtagATTCTTTTGAATCCTAACGCAGAATATCCATTTAGCACCTGAGTGGATAGCACCAAGGCCCATAGTCTTGTCACTAAATCATTAAGAAGCAATTATGGAAAAGCATATAGCATTGTTAGTAGAAGTGCAAGTTGACGACCTAAATCAAAGGATGcaaatattaaaggagaatgaaactcttggagcaagtt encodes the following:
- the LOC129276778 gene encoding arylsulfatase B-like isoform X1, which gives rise to MDSLLFIAIFLLIFSNFSILNALPPNIVFILADDYGYHDVGYHNNNVIKTPNLDALASAGVKLENYYVQPICTPTRSQLLSGKYQIHTGLQHGIIWPDQPNCLPLDDPTVADKLTEAGYESHITGKWHLGFYKKACWPTNRGFKSFLGYLTGSEDYYNHTRGYPFSGQHWFGLDFRDNLDPASNYTATYSTHVFAQRAQQIIQQHDKQKPLFLYIPFQAVHGPLQVPDSYVEPYKFIKNGNRRNYAGMTTCMDEAVGNITATLKTEGLWNNTILIFSTDNGGQVYAGGNNWPLRGWKASLWEGGMHGVGFVSSPLLPEEVKGTVNRELIHVSDWYPTLVEGIAGWNLEGTKLDGFNVWKTISELDSPSPRVELLHNIDPMGPGDIPPIMDNPYPPMLDNPNPKPIPDCNFTFPTQFNVSIRAAIRYKDWKLITGNPGPGNWIPPPESGLSPVVPIVPEGKCVWLFNIKDDPNEVQDRSDEEGVVLQFLLNRLYELQQGALPVNYPKPDARSNPALHNNTWDSWE
- the LOC129276778 gene encoding arylsulfatase B-like isoform X2, with the protein product MDSLLFIAIFLLIFSNFSILNALPPNIVFILADDYGYHDVGYHNNNVIKTPNLDALASAGVKLENYYVQPICTPTRSQLLSGKYQIHTGLQHGIIWPDQPNCLPLDDPTVADKLTEAGYESHITGKWHLGFYKKACWPTNRGFKSFLGYLTGSEDYYNHTRGYPFSGQHWFGLDFRDNLDPASNYTATYSTHVFAQRAQQIIQQHDKQKPLFLYIPFQAVHGPLQVPDSYVEPYKFIKNGNRRNYAGMTTCMDEAVGNITATLKTEGLWNNTILIFSTDNGGQVYAGGNNWPLRGWKASLWEGGMHGVGFVSSPLLPEEVKGTVNRELIHVSDWYPTLVEGIAGWNLEGTKLDGFNVWKTISEIGSPSPRFELLHNIDPMRQIPDCNFTFQTQFNVSIRAAIRYKDWKLITGNPGPGNWIPPPESGLSPVVPIVPEGKCVWLFNIKDDPNEVQDRSDEEGVVLQFLLNRLYELQQGALPVNYPKPDARSNPALHNNTWDSWE